A genomic window from Trueperella bialowiezensis includes:
- a CDS encoding HesB/IscA family protein has protein sequence MSETVDTQTHGVTLTQVAANKVKSLLDQEGRDDLRLRIAVQPGGCSGLMYQLYFDERFFDDDLVRDFDGVEVLVDAKSAPYLDGATIDFADSIERQGFTIDNPQAVGTCACGDSFH, from the coding sequence ATGAGCGAAACGGTCGACACCCAGACTCACGGCGTGACCCTCACACAGGTCGCTGCGAATAAGGTCAAGTCTCTTCTCGACCAGGAAGGCCGTGACGACCTGCGTCTACGCATTGCCGTCCAGCCCGGTGGCTGCTCCGGCCTGATGTACCAGCTTTATTTCGATGAGCGCTTCTTCGATGACGACCTGGTTCGCGACTTCGACGGTGTCGAAGTGTTGGTGGACGCGAAGTCGGCACCCTATTTGGACGGTGCCACGATCGACTTTGCTGATTCGATTGAACGTCAGGGATTCACGATCGATAACCCGCAGGCTGTCGGTACCTGCGCGTGTGGTGACTCGTTCCACTGA
- a CDS encoding dipeptidase, which produces MGYQDVIASVDERMEQATADLIDLVAIPSVSADSFDQRHMVESARWIAERANKLGLDTRVIELEANGKKGRPAILATRPAAPGKPTVMLYAHHDVQPPGDRDLWDSEPFVAVERDGRLYGRGTGDDKAGVIAHLTAIEAARPGVGIVLFIEGEEEIGSPTFVDFLEKYKDDLAADVIVVADSSNWKVGIPALTTSLRGVTQVTVTVSALDHALHSGMYGGPVLDSVTLASRLIATLHDEAGNVAIEGLVSKDETDVDYPEEEFRADAGVLEGVQLAGEGSLTSRMWTKPAISVTAMDVTPVDLVSNTLIPSTRFVLSLRVAPGQDVSEAADALVAHLKANAPFGAHVDVTIDERGPSFEAGERTDTFKLMQWALSEAWGTDSVEIGVGGSIPFISDLSKVFPKAQILVTGVEDPDTRAHSENESLHLGDWRHAIVAEALLLTRLGE; this is translated from the coding sequence ATGGGATATCAAGATGTTATTGCGTCAGTTGACGAACGTATGGAGCAGGCAACCGCGGACCTCATTGATCTGGTTGCGATTCCTTCCGTGTCCGCCGATTCTTTCGATCAGCGTCACATGGTGGAATCCGCCCGGTGGATCGCCGAGCGTGCCAACAAGCTCGGGTTAGACACGCGCGTCATCGAGTTGGAAGCAAACGGTAAGAAGGGCCGCCCAGCTATTTTGGCGACCCGCCCGGCCGCACCCGGCAAGCCGACTGTCATGTTGTATGCACACCACGACGTGCAACCTCCAGGCGATCGTGACCTGTGGGATTCCGAACCTTTCGTGGCTGTTGAGCGTGATGGACGCCTGTACGGGCGCGGCACCGGCGACGACAAGGCCGGCGTGATCGCCCACCTGACAGCCATCGAAGCGGCGCGCCCCGGCGTCGGCATCGTCCTGTTTATCGAAGGTGAAGAAGAGATAGGCTCGCCCACCTTCGTCGACTTCCTCGAAAAGTACAAGGACGATTTGGCAGCGGACGTCATCGTCGTCGCCGATTCGAGTAACTGGAAAGTGGGAATCCCTGCGCTGACGACGTCGTTGCGCGGCGTTACTCAAGTGACAGTCACGGTTAGTGCGCTCGATCACGCACTGCACTCGGGTATGTATGGCGGACCGGTGCTTGATTCGGTCACGCTGGCCTCGCGCCTGATTGCCACCTTGCACGATGAGGCCGGAAACGTCGCGATCGAAGGTCTGGTGTCGAAAGATGAGACCGACGTCGACTATCCGGAAGAGGAGTTCCGTGCGGATGCCGGCGTGCTCGAGGGCGTACAACTTGCCGGTGAGGGATCGCTGACGTCACGGATGTGGACCAAACCCGCGATTTCTGTGACCGCGATGGACGTGACACCAGTGGATCTCGTGTCGAACACTCTCATCCCGTCTACACGTTTTGTGCTCTCGCTGCGCGTTGCTCCCGGTCAGGACGTGTCCGAAGCCGCCGATGCTCTCGTGGCACACCTCAAGGCCAACGCTCCATTCGGCGCTCACGTCGACGTGACGATCGACGAGCGCGGCCCGTCCTTCGAAGCTGGCGAGCGTACGGACACGTTTAAGCTCATGCAATGGGCACTGAGTGAAGCCTGGGGCACCGATTCGGTGGAGATTGGCGTGGGCGGGTCAATCCCATTCATTTCTGATCTTTCGAAGGTGTTCCCGAAGGCGCAGATTCTGGTGACCGGCGTGGAAGACCCGGACACCCGCGCACACTCTGAGAACGAATCCCTGCACCTTGGCGACTGGCGGCATGCCATTGTTGCCGAAGCGCTTTTGCTGACGAGGCTCGGAGAATAA
- a CDS encoding DUF3043 domain-containing protein, with product MFGPKKNKEENRDLAPKKKALPKGYTPAKGAPTPRRKDVEAARRRPLVSDTKSLTREERRARKAESRAKSNEIYRKQQEAMRTGDERNMPIQHRGPERRFARDFVDASGPLSAFFMPVALMILPLMFLQPKWPDVIIPIVWTMYGVFLLMTIVAFMTGYRAKLLVEYRFDNVPRGLMLQMVGRAFYLRRWRLPSPQVARGEYPDGGSPADLKAARKARRAKKKGK from the coding sequence GTGTTCGGACCTAAGAAGAATAAGGAAGAAAACCGCGACCTCGCACCCAAGAAGAAGGCGCTGCCCAAAGGCTACACGCCAGCAAAGGGTGCGCCAACGCCACGCCGTAAAGACGTGGAAGCTGCGCGGCGTCGTCCCCTTGTCTCCGACACGAAATCGTTAACACGTGAAGAACGGCGCGCCCGCAAAGCTGAAAGCCGAGCCAAATCGAACGAGATTTATCGCAAACAACAAGAAGCGATGCGCACCGGCGACGAACGCAATATGCCCATCCAGCATCGCGGCCCCGAACGGCGTTTCGCCCGCGACTTCGTGGACGCCTCCGGGCCGCTATCCGCGTTCTTTATGCCCGTCGCGCTCATGATCCTGCCGCTCATGTTTCTCCAACCTAAGTGGCCTGATGTGATCATTCCGATCGTGTGGACGATGTACGGCGTGTTCCTGCTCATGACGATCGTCGCGTTCATGACCGGCTACCGTGCCAAACTACTTGTGGAATACCGGTTTGATAACGTGCCGCGCGGACTCATGCTTCAGATGGTTGGCCGCGCTTTTTACCTGCGCCGCTGGCGTTTGCCTAGCCCGCAAGTGGCACGCGGCGAATATCCCGACGGCGGTTCACCTGCCGACTTGAAAGCCGCCCGCAAAGCACGGCGCGCTAAGAAAAAGGGAAAGTAA
- a CDS encoding leucyl aminopeptidase gives MTQIETKEFSQDLARNLAVVAAKKGESFTLNTLITDKDFVSAIETALATLDASGVVRLVNPADTAKLVFVVVDPDSEREAFGELVRAAAGVDELVVASAVSDVAAAVEGALTGGYVFDEYKQPKKAPLGKLVVSVDDDAAVTRGQVLAEQINRVRDLVNLSPSELVPETLAQIAEDEAGAAGLDVKVYREDELEELGLVGLLQVGRGSANPPRLVRIEWKPEGAQGSTTALVGKGITFDTGGYSLKPSNAMTEMKTDMAGAATVLNTIIAAARLGVKRHVVAWMCLAENMVSGTAGHPDDVIVYRNGKSVEIDNTDAEGRLVLADGLIMASEEKADKIIDIATLTGAQMVALGERYTGVMGSDEYAATIAEVAGTVGEDAWHMPLPAHLRDTLDSNIADMKNSGGSRFGGMLTAGLFLKEFVDAPKWAHLDIAGPSFNRTAPRGATPKGATGVMLRTMLAAIERDA, from the coding sequence ATGACCCAAATTGAAACCAAAGAATTTTCGCAAGATCTCGCTCGCAATCTCGCCGTTGTCGCGGCAAAGAAGGGCGAGTCTTTTACATTAAACACGCTGATCACTGACAAGGACTTCGTCTCGGCGATCGAAACAGCGCTCGCCACGCTGGATGCCTCGGGTGTCGTGCGCCTAGTGAACCCGGCAGATACGGCGAAGTTGGTGTTCGTCGTCGTCGATCCGGACTCCGAACGCGAAGCTTTCGGCGAGCTGGTACGCGCCGCAGCTGGAGTGGACGAGCTCGTCGTCGCCTCAGCCGTATCCGACGTCGCAGCCGCCGTGGAAGGTGCGCTGACTGGCGGCTACGTGTTCGACGAATACAAGCAGCCAAAGAAGGCTCCGCTTGGCAAGCTCGTCGTGTCAGTGGATGACGACGCCGCCGTGACGCGCGGCCAGGTGCTCGCCGAGCAGATCAATCGCGTGCGTGATCTCGTTAACCTGTCCCCCAGTGAGCTCGTACCTGAAACGCTGGCGCAGATCGCAGAAGATGAAGCCGGAGCGGCAGGTCTGGACGTCAAGGTCTACCGGGAAGACGAATTGGAAGAACTTGGCCTAGTCGGTCTCCTCCAGGTTGGCCGCGGTTCAGCCAATCCCCCGCGCCTAGTTCGTATCGAGTGGAAACCTGAAGGTGCGCAAGGGTCAACCACCGCGCTCGTTGGTAAGGGCATCACCTTCGATACCGGCGGATACTCGCTTAAGCCGTCGAACGCAATGACGGAAATGAAGACCGACATGGCCGGTGCTGCCACGGTTCTCAACACGATCATCGCTGCCGCACGCCTTGGGGTGAAGCGCCACGTTGTGGCCTGGATGTGCCTGGCAGAAAACATGGTCTCAGGTACCGCTGGCCATCCCGACGACGTCATCGTCTACCGCAACGGCAAGTCCGTCGAAATCGACAACACGGACGCCGAAGGCCGACTCGTGCTCGCAGACGGACTCATTATGGCCAGCGAGGAGAAAGCCGACAAGATCATCGATATCGCCACGTTGACGGGCGCGCAAATGGTTGCCCTCGGCGAACGCTACACCGGCGTCATGGGAAGCGACGAGTATGCCGCCACCATCGCCGAGGTTGCCGGAACCGTGGGAGAAGATGCTTGGCACATGCCCCTTCCGGCACACCTTCGCGACACGCTCGATTCGAACATCGCCGACATGAAGAACTCCGGTGGCAGCCGCTTCGGTGGCATGCTCACAGCCGGCCTGTTCTTGAAAGAGTTCGTGGACGCACCAAAGTGGGCACACCTTGACATCGCAGGCCCGTCGTTCAATCGTACGGCTCCGCGCGGTGCCACACCCAAGGGCGCAACCGGCGTCATGCTTCGCACGATGCTCGCCGCCATTGAACGCGACGCCTAA
- a CDS encoding oxidoreductase: MALFSRRRSSSNSDGGIFGKRRKRAETTAHLENFVATRSGVSAYFEAETPRDPSAIVLVAVDGEWTRRKVPSFSAAKELAEKLGISLFDVAATGYPRAMREWSMKNPGTQAR; the protein is encoded by the coding sequence ATGGCACTATTTTCTCGCAGGCGTTCGAGCTCGAATAGCGACGGCGGTATTTTCGGCAAGCGTCGTAAGCGCGCTGAAACGACAGCGCATTTAGAAAACTTTGTTGCGACGCGCTCGGGCGTGTCGGCATATTTCGAGGCGGAAACTCCACGCGACCCTTCTGCGATCGTGCTTGTTGCTGTTGATGGCGAGTGGACGAGACGTAAAGTCCCCAGCTTCTCGGCGGCTAAAGAGCTGGCCGAAAAACTGGGGATTTCACTTTTTGACGTTGCTGCGACTGGCTATCCGCGTGCCATGCGGGAATGGTCGATGAAGAATCCCGGCACACAGGCACGCTAG
- the lpdA gene encoding dihydrolipoyl dehydrogenase: protein MTDSQEYDVVVLGAGSGGYATALRAAQLGMKVALIEGDKLGGTCLHRGCIPTKALLHAAEVADEMRESKSIGILGTFEGVDMGALNKYKDGVVNQMHKGLTGLIASRKIEVINGYGRLVSQDTVEVNGQRVKGKNVVLATGSYSKTIGQTITNRVITSEQALKMDWVPNSVIVLGGGVIGCEFASVWNSLGANVTIIEGLPNLVPNEDKEVSKMLERQFRRRKITFKTNTMFDRVEEDDSGVHVFTQDGKQYDADVLLIAIGRGAATANLGFEEQGIKIDRGFVITNERLHTGVGNIYAVGDIVPGVQLAHRGYLQGEFVAEEIAGLNPKVINEDLIPKVTFSNPEIASVGLSQEKAEAKFGKENVETAMFNLAGNGKSQMLGAQGFVKIVREKDGPIVGFHAIGARMGEQVGEGMLMTAWEAMPEDFEGLVHAHPTQNEAVGEAILALAGKPMHN, encoded by the coding sequence GTGACTGATTCACAAGAATACGATGTAGTCGTTCTTGGCGCGGGCTCCGGCGGTTACGCTACGGCTTTGCGCGCGGCACAATTGGGAATGAAGGTAGCGCTCATTGAAGGCGATAAGCTCGGCGGCACGTGTTTGCACCGCGGCTGTATCCCCACCAAGGCGCTCCTTCACGCGGCCGAAGTTGCTGACGAAATGCGCGAGTCGAAGTCGATCGGCATTTTGGGCACCTTCGAAGGCGTCGACATGGGCGCACTCAACAAGTACAAGGACGGCGTTGTTAACCAGATGCACAAGGGGCTCACGGGCCTCATCGCATCGCGCAAGATCGAGGTCATTAACGGCTATGGCCGCCTCGTCAGCCAAGACACGGTTGAAGTTAACGGCCAGCGGGTCAAGGGCAAGAACGTCGTCCTGGCCACCGGTTCGTACTCGAAGACAATCGGCCAGACCATCACCAACCGCGTGATCACCTCCGAACAGGCACTGAAGATGGACTGGGTGCCCAATTCGGTGATCGTGCTCGGTGGCGGCGTGATTGGCTGTGAGTTCGCCTCCGTGTGGAACTCGCTTGGCGCTAACGTGACGATCATCGAAGGTCTTCCCAACCTTGTCCCGAATGAGGACAAGGAAGTCTCGAAGATGCTCGAGCGTCAGTTCCGCCGTCGGAAGATCACGTTCAAGACGAACACGATGTTTGATCGCGTTGAGGAAGACGATTCCGGCGTGCACGTGTTCACCCAGGATGGCAAGCAGTACGACGCCGATGTGCTCCTGATCGCCATTGGCCGCGGCGCTGCCACAGCGAACCTCGGTTTCGAAGAGCAGGGCATCAAGATTGATCGCGGCTTCGTGATCACCAACGAGCGCCTGCACACGGGCGTCGGCAACATTTACGCGGTCGGTGACATCGTGCCGGGAGTCCAGCTCGCACACCGCGGCTACCTCCAGGGCGAGTTCGTGGCAGAAGAAATTGCCGGACTGAACCCGAAGGTCATCAACGAGGATCTGATCCCGAAGGTAACCTTCTCGAACCCGGAGATCGCCTCGGTTGGCCTGTCCCAGGAGAAGGCCGAAGCGAAGTTCGGTAAGGAAAACGTTGAAACCGCCATGTTCAACCTGGCTGGCAACGGCAAGTCGCAGATGCTCGGAGCTCAGGGCTTCGTCAAGATCGTCCGCGAGAAGGACGGCCCGATCGTCGGCTTCCACGCCATCGGCGCCCGCATGGGCGAACAGGTTGGTGAAGGTATGCTGATGACTGCATGGGAGGCAATGCCTGAGGACTTCGAAGGCCTCGTGCATGCTCACCCAACCCAGAACGAAGCCGTTGGCGAAGCGATCCTCGCTCTCGCAGGCAAGCCAATGCACAACTGA
- the sucB gene encoding 2-oxoglutarate dehydrogenase, E2 component, dihydrolipoamide succinyltransferase codes for MSEPIKMPALGESVDEGTVTTWLKEVGDEVEADEPILEVSTDKVDTEVPAPAAGILESIEVGEDETVAVGTVLGYIGDGSGAAQAAPAAEPAQEEAPAESAEPERAPASDSTSSGQGGVEVKMPALGESVDEGTVTTWLKEVGDEVEEDEPILEVSTDKVDTEVPAPASGILSEIKVGEDETVAVGTVLAIIGGEAPAPAAPAAEEPKAEPEPAPAAPAAPAEPAAPAAPAAPPAPPAPAKSAAPEDGKSAYVTPIVRKLAKDLGVDLSTVEGTGVGGRIRRQDVEAAAEAAKKAAEAAAAPAAPAAPAAPAAPAAPQAGAKAKIAEKAKEAASLRGTRKKMTGVRRAIAKHMVESLETSAQLTTFMEVDVTRIWNLRARAKDGFLAREGVKLTFLPFFVQAATEALKAHPLLNSSVEGNEIVYHDVENIGIAVDTDRGLFVPVVKNAGDLNIAGISKAIADLASRTRDGKIKPDELSGSTFTITNTGSAGAIADTPIINQPNVAILGTGMIYKAPGVVKDQDGNDVIAIRNKCILSISYDHRIVDGADASRYLFDVKTRIEEGDFPDVL; via the coding sequence ATGTCTGAACCTATTAAGATGCCCGCACTGGGCGAGTCCGTCGATGAGGGCACGGTCACCACATGGCTGAAGGAAGTTGGCGACGAGGTCGAAGCCGACGAGCCCATACTCGAAGTGTCCACCGATAAGGTCGACACGGAAGTTCCAGCCCCTGCCGCTGGCATTCTCGAATCGATCGAGGTTGGCGAAGATGAGACCGTGGCGGTCGGCACCGTTCTCGGTTACATTGGCGACGGCTCGGGCGCAGCACAGGCTGCTCCTGCGGCTGAACCTGCTCAGGAAGAAGCGCCCGCTGAAAGCGCGGAGCCAGAGCGTGCCCCGGCGTCGGATTCAACCAGTTCTGGGCAGGGCGGTGTCGAAGTGAAGATGCCTGCTCTCGGCGAATCCGTTGACGAGGGTACGGTGACCACGTGGCTGAAGGAAGTTGGCGACGAGGTCGAGGAAGACGAGCCGATCCTCGAAGTGTCCACCGACAAGGTTGATACCGAGGTTCCAGCTCCCGCATCCGGTATTCTGAGCGAAATCAAGGTCGGTGAAGACGAGACCGTTGCCGTCGGCACTGTGCTTGCCATCATTGGTGGCGAAGCTCCGGCACCTGCCGCGCCTGCCGCTGAAGAACCGAAGGCTGAGCCCGAACCGGCCCCGGCTGCACCTGCAGCTCCGGCTGAACCGGCCGCACCTGCTGCTCCGGCTGCTCCCCCGGCGCCTCCGGCACCGGCAAAGTCGGCAGCACCTGAAGATGGCAAGTCTGCCTACGTGACGCCGATCGTGCGCAAGCTGGCGAAGGATCTCGGCGTCGACCTGTCCACGGTGGAAGGCACCGGCGTCGGTGGCCGTATCCGCCGCCAGGACGTCGAAGCTGCTGCTGAGGCTGCGAAGAAGGCGGCCGAAGCTGCCGCAGCACCGGCCGCTCCCGCTGCTCCTGCTGCACCTGCAGCTCCTGCCGCGCCACAGGCTGGTGCCAAGGCGAAGATCGCTGAAAAGGCCAAGGAAGCCGCCTCGCTGCGCGGTACTCGTAAGAAGATGACGGGCGTGCGCAGGGCAATCGCTAAGCACATGGTCGAGTCGCTCGAAACCTCGGCTCAGCTGACCACGTTCATGGAAGTGGACGTCACCCGAATCTGGAACCTGCGTGCTCGTGCGAAGGATGGCTTCCTTGCACGCGAGGGCGTCAAGCTCACGTTCCTGCCGTTCTTCGTGCAGGCTGCAACCGAAGCTCTGAAGGCACACCCGCTGCTGAATTCCTCGGTGGAGGGTAACGAGATCGTCTACCACGATGTGGAGAACATCGGTATTGCTGTTGACACCGATCGCGGCCTGTTCGTACCGGTGGTCAAGAATGCTGGCGATCTCAACATCGCAGGTATTTCGAAGGCGATCGCTGATCTCGCGTCGCGCACGCGCGATGGCAAGATCAAGCCTGACGAGCTGTCCGGTTCCACGTTCACGATCACGAACACCGGTTCCGCGGGAGCTATCGCGGATACGCCGATCATCAACCAGCCGAATGTTGCCATTCTTGGCACGGGCATGATCTACAAGGCACCGGGTGTGGTCAAGGATCAGGACGGCAACGATGTGATCGCAATTCGCAACAAGTGCATCCTGTCGATCTCTTACGATCACCGGATTGTCGACGGCGCGGATGCTTCGCGTTACCTCTTCGATGTGAAGACCCGCATCGAGGAAGGCGACTTCCCAGACGTCCTCTAA
- a CDS encoding MFS transporter, with protein sequence MGALSGYKELPKLVGIPYLLISFFGRLPTGMGTIGILTLVASETGSVANAAYCSAAYAIANGIGNVVIGRLTDTYGQRLPLLAIAPFNIAFLILIVVLAAGDPSPIALVANAAAIGITTSPIGPLARVRWYSIASRKQMPAAMSWETVNDEMVFVLGPAAVGIIAASLSASAPMLLAAVLVLTCVFPFALSRHSPGPQLKDSQRPSFAHIVRRVRTPLLAMAFLGMFFGAMQTSVTAFAQANGMPGMGGLIYASLGLSAAITALIAVGLPARFTFVSRIFVGGIGMAVGAAACTLATSGLTLSPLVFLAGLFIGPTGVAIFTLAGMWAPRGGDGVANTVIVSSNVLGTAAASALIGRLLETNTDYGFLAAAACGLALTLVAATTGRRDERAHSAR encoded by the coding sequence ATGGGCGCATTGAGCGGCTATAAAGAATTACCCAAACTGGTGGGGATTCCCTATTTGCTAATTTCATTTTTCGGGCGGCTACCAACGGGCATGGGAACGATTGGCATCCTCACGCTCGTGGCGAGCGAGACCGGATCGGTGGCAAACGCGGCTTACTGTTCGGCCGCCTATGCGATTGCGAACGGTATTGGGAACGTCGTCATTGGCCGGTTGACCGACACCTATGGTCAGCGTCTACCCTTGCTTGCTATTGCACCTTTCAATATTGCGTTCTTGATCCTGATCGTGGTGTTAGCGGCAGGCGACCCGTCTCCAATAGCACTTGTGGCAAACGCGGCAGCGATCGGTATTACCACGTCTCCGATTGGTCCGCTGGCTCGCGTTCGCTGGTATTCCATCGCCTCGCGTAAGCAGATGCCGGCCGCGATGTCGTGGGAGACGGTCAACGACGAAATGGTTTTCGTGCTCGGTCCAGCCGCAGTCGGCATCATTGCCGCCTCGCTGTCGGCAAGCGCGCCAATGCTCTTGGCAGCCGTACTGGTACTCACTTGCGTGTTTCCGTTCGCGCTCTCACGCCATTCACCCGGGCCGCAGCTCAAGGATTCACAGCGCCCATCATTCGCACATATTGTTCGGCGAGTGCGCACGCCACTCTTGGCGATGGCTTTCTTGGGCATGTTTTTCGGGGCGATGCAGACCAGTGTCACCGCTTTCGCCCAAGCAAACGGTATGCCCGGGATGGGCGGCCTCATCTACGCATCGCTGGGCCTGAGCGCCGCGATCACCGCGCTCATCGCCGTCGGGCTCCCAGCTCGGTTCACCTTCGTCTCGCGCATCTTCGTCGGCGGAATTGGCATGGCCGTGGGTGCAGCGGCGTGTACGCTCGCGACGTCGGGGCTCACGCTCTCCCCATTGGTGTTCCTCGCGGGTCTATTCATTGGTCCGACGGGCGTGGCGATCTTTACGCTGGCGGGAATGTGGGCGCCGCGTGGGGGCGACGGCGTCGCAAACACCGTCATCGTGTCCTCGAACGTGCTCGGAACCGCGGCGGCAAGCGCGCTGATCGGGCGGCTCCTCGAGACGAACACGGACTACGGATTCCTCGCCGCGGCCGCCTGCGGGCTGGCTCTCACGCTCGTCGCTGCGACGACGGGGCGCCGCGACGAACGCGCCCATTCCGCCCGATGA
- a CDS encoding DUF4191 domain-containing protein, translating to MAKNKPKKKRWWSYLGDAYRVSKKTYPWAPWGILGGFLLGVVIGVIGAVTTRQWIIWILMGIFMGITLALLVLVQLVKRASYAQIDGVPGAVGAVLGNIKRGWVIEQEPVRFNARTQDMVYRAIGRPGIVLIAEGPANRVNRLLNDERKAIKRVAPSAPVQVVKVGHDDGQVPIDKLEKHIKRLPKVMSHDEVAAVSARMKAIPTNSLPIPKGIDPFNVRPDRRAMRG from the coding sequence ATGGCAAAGAACAAACCTAAGAAGAAGCGCTGGTGGAGCTACCTCGGGGATGCGTACCGGGTCTCGAAGAAGACGTACCCGTGGGCGCCTTGGGGTATTCTGGGTGGTTTTCTCCTCGGTGTTGTCATCGGTGTTATTGGCGCTGTGACAACCCGCCAGTGGATCATCTGGATTCTCATGGGAATCTTCATGGGTATCACGCTTGCGCTTCTGGTTCTTGTGCAACTTGTCAAGAGGGCGTCCTACGCTCAGATCGACGGCGTGCCTGGCGCGGTTGGTGCCGTGCTCGGGAATATTAAGCGTGGCTGGGTGATCGAGCAGGAGCCGGTGCGTTTTAACGCGCGTACGCAAGATATGGTTTACCGTGCGATTGGCCGGCCGGGCATTGTTCTCATTGCGGAAGGCCCGGCGAATCGGGTTAATCGCCTGCTGAACGACGAGCGCAAGGCGATTAAGCGCGTGGCGCCGTCGGCGCCCGTCCAAGTGGTGAAAGTGGGGCACGACGACGGTCAGGTGCCGATTGACAAGCTGGAAAAGCACATCAAGCGGCTGCCGAAGGTGATGAGTCACGACGAGGTCGCCGCAGTCTCGGCGCGAATGAAGGCAATCCCGACTAACTCTCTGCCGATCCCGAAGGGCATCGATCCGTTTAACGTGCGCCCGGATCGGCGCGCGATGCGCGGCTAA
- a CDS encoding histidine phosphatase family protein, translated as MKLILVRHGQTYNNAAHRIDTAAPGAVLTEEGWTQANDVVATLLTHDPQTIWASNLTRTQQTATPLATRLGLNININPGFREIQAGDLENGDTEQHYRDYSRTIFRWVEGDMDLSMPGAPDVTGTSVLARFDDAVRQVEAEGDQSAVVFAHGAVIAFWVGMRGGGALPDEFVPLVNTGVVVLSGTLDSGYRLESWMDNVM; from the coding sequence ATGAAACTCATACTTGTCCGCCACGGCCAGACTTACAACAACGCCGCTCATAGGATTGACACGGCCGCACCCGGCGCGGTTCTCACCGAGGAAGGGTGGACGCAGGCCAACGACGTCGTCGCCACACTTCTCACCCACGATCCACAAACCATCTGGGCGTCGAACCTCACCCGTACGCAGCAGACGGCCACCCCGCTCGCCACGCGACTCGGGCTTAACATCAACATCAATCCAGGCTTTCGGGAAATCCAGGCTGGAGATTTAGAAAACGGCGACACGGAACAGCACTACCGCGACTATTCGCGTACGATCTTCCGCTGGGTAGAAGGCGACATGGATCTGTCGATGCCCGGAGCGCCAGACGTGACCGGCACGTCCGTACTCGCACGTTTCGACGACGCCGTCCGCCAAGTCGAAGCCGAAGGGGACCAGAGCGCAGTCGTGTTCGCTCATGGAGCGGTCATCGCCTTCTGGGTGGGCATGCGCGGGGGAGGGGCACTACCGGACGAATTCGTGCCGCTCGTCAACACCGGGGTAGTGGTACTAAGCGGCACGCTCGATTCCGGCTATCGCCTCGAATCGTGGATGGATAACGTGATGTAA
- a CDS encoding methionine aminopeptidase, whose amino-acid sequence MAFWFNMVTGQVVESEEPPFAAAERMGPYPTHEDAHNAYLIAALRNVTADIEDEAATAADEDDFDRDQREWEEAWE is encoded by the coding sequence ATGGCATTCTGGTTCAACATGGTAACGGGGCAGGTAGTGGAGTCGGAGGAGCCGCCGTTCGCCGCCGCGGAGCGCATGGGGCCGTATCCCACACACGAGGATGCACACAACGCGTATCTCATTGCTGCACTGCGTAATGTGACTGCCGACATCGAAGATGAGGCCGCCACGGCCGCTGACGAAGACGATTTTGATCGCGACCAACGCGAATGGGAAGAGGCATGGGAATGA